The proteins below are encoded in one region of Balaenoptera ricei isolate mBalRic1 chromosome 6, mBalRic1.hap2, whole genome shotgun sequence:
- the NKX2-6 gene encoding homeobox protein Nkx-2.6, protein MLLNPVTSTPFSVNDILRLEREQIGPEALQLRGARRSPESPQYLLPVPEQLGSEVPSAGSGDGDRRQEGSESPKGLCETVTEMDAEPVGEPQSGLSAASPLCDGTRVQERDVGDSGGGARGDGSEHPKGRPRRKPRVLFSQAQVLALERRFKQQRYLSAPEREHLASALQLTSTQVKIWFQNRRYKCKRQRQDKSLELVGHPLAPRRVAVPVLVRDGKPCLGPRTPAFSGPYGAAAAPYSCFGGYAGAAYSAPYGGGYAGAPPAPQASSGFSGGEPSANPQGHLPATLQGVRAW, encoded by the exons ATGTTACTGAACCCTGTCACCTCCACTCCCTTTTCGGTTAATGACATCCTGAGGCTGGAGCGTGAGCAGATCGGCCCGGAGGCCTTGCAACTCCGGGGTGCACGGAGGAGCCCGGAAAGCCCTCAGTACCTGCTACCGGTCCCAGAACAGCTAGGGTCGGAGGTTCCCAGCGCCGGTAGCGGCGACGGCGACAGAAGGCAGGAAGGGTCAGAGTCTCCTAAAGGTCTCTGTGAGACAGTCACAGAGATGGACGCTGAACCGGTGGGCGAGCCAC AGTCCGGCCTCAGCGCAGCCTCGCCCCTCTGCGACGGGACCCGGGTGCAGGAGCGCGACGTGGGTGACAGCGGCGGCGGCGCGCGCGGGGATGGCTCGGAGCATCCCAAAGGGCGGCCCCGGCGGAAGCCGCGCGTGCTCTTCTCGCAGGCGCAGGTGCTGGCTCTGGAGCGGCGCTTCAAGCAGCAGCGGTACCTGTCGGCGCCGGAACGCGAGCACCTGGCCAGCGCGTTGCAGCTCACGTCGACACAGGTCAAGATCTGGTTCCAGAACCGGCGCTATAAGTGCAAGAGACAGCGCCAGGACAAGTCCCTGGAACTGGTGGGCCACCCGCTAGCGCCGCGCCGGGTGGCGGTGCCCGTGCTGGTGCGTGATGGCAAGCCCTGCCTGGGCCCCCGCACGCCCGCCTTCTCCGGCCCCTATGGCGCGGCCGCGGCGCCCTATTCCTGTTTCGGCGGCTACGCGGGCGCTGCCTACAGCGCTCCCTACGGCGGCGGCTACGCCGGCGCGCCCCCCGCACCCCAGGCCAGCTCTGGCTTCAGCGGGGGGGAACCGAGCGCCAACCCGCAGGGTCATCTGCCCGCCACGCTTCAGGGGGTCAGGGCCTGGTGA
- the NKX3-1 gene encoding homeobox protein Nkx-3.1 has product MLRTPEPRPGEAGAASCSPRAAPPTQSKPLTSFLIQDILREGADRRGGHAGSPQPPPQPPRQPDRRRDPEPEPEGGRGGAGAPEDQPRTRPRAARGEAEQPAETEPDRHFEAYLLDALPSLPPAPKQPQKRSRAAFSHTQVIELERKFSHQKYLSAPERAHLAKNLKLTETQVKIWFQNRRYKTKRKQLTSDQGDLEKHPSLPALKEEGFSRGSLISMHNTCPYYPYLYCLAGWSPAFW; this is encoded by the exons ATGCTTCGGACTCCCGAGCCGCGGCCCGGGGAGGCGGGGGCAGCTAGCTGCAGCCCCCGGGCCGCGCCGCCCACCCAGTCCAAGCCGCTCACCTCCTTCCTCATCCAGGACATCCTGCGGGAAGGCGCTGATCGGCGCGGAGGTCACGCGGGCAGCCCGCAGCCCCCGCCGCAGCCCCCGCGCCAGCCTGACCGGAGGCGAGACCCTGAGCCGGAGCCCGAGGGAGGAAGAGGCGGCGCCGGGGCGCCGGAGGACCAGCCGAGAACCCGGCCCCGCGCTGCGCGCGGGGAGGCCGAGCAGCCGGCGGAGACCGAGCCAG ATAGGCACTTTGAGGCTTATCTGTTGGACGCCTTACCgagcctgcccccagcccccaagcAGCCACAGAAGCGCTCCCGGGCCGCCTTCTCGCACACTCAGGTCATCGAGTTGGAGAGGAAGTTCAGTCACCAGAAGTATCTGTCAGCTCCCGAAAGGGCTCACCTGGCCAAGAACCTCAAGCTCACGGAGACCCAAGTGAAAATATGGTTCCAGAACAGACGCTATAAGACCAAGCGGAAGCAGCTCACCTCAGACCAGGGAGACCTGGAGAAGCATCCTTCCTTGCCAGCTCTGAAAGAGGAGGGCTTCTCGCGGGGCTCCCTCATCTCCATGCATAACACCTGCCCTTACTACCCCTACCTTTACTGCTTGGCAGGCTGGAGCCCAGCTTTCTGGTAA